The genomic segment gatttcaccaatttacatACTTTTCTTTCTTGACTTGGGGAGGAAAACccatcgggttgttccatataaatttcttcatttaaatccccatttagaaaagcagttttcacatccatttgatgtacttCAAGATTGCGTAACGCAGCAATATCAAGTATCATCCTAATGGAATGTATTCTCGTCACAGGAGAATAAGTGTCAAAGTATTCAAGGCCTTCACGTTGCTTATAACCTTTAATTACAAGTCGTGCCTTATACTTATCAATTGAACCTTCAGCTTTCATTTtcctcttgaaaatccatttggccCCTAAAGGCTTACATCCTGGAGGAAGATCTACTAACTCCCATGTGTGATTTTGAAGTATGGATTCAATTTCACTATTAATAGCTTCTTTCCATAAAGAGCCTTCGGTGGAGTTCACAGCTTCatcaaagctttgaggttcacctTCTAGCAAATAGGTCAGAAAATCTGGACCAAAAGACTTTTCTGTTCTAATTCTTTTGCTACGTCTAGGTTCATTCTCACACTCTTGATTTTAATGTTGACTATTTTCAGCAATAGTCTCATGTGTTCGTTTTAACAAACTTGAATCATCTTTTGATCTATATGGAAATACGTGTTCAAAGAACGACGCATTTCTGGATTCCATTATCGTGTTTTTGTATATGTCTGATATTTTAGACTCATACACTAGAAACCGATACGCGCTACTATTATGTGCATAACCAATGAAAATGCAATTAATAGTTTTTGGacctatttttaccatttttggtaAAGGCACAACCACTTTGGCAAGACACACCCACACTCTTAAGTATTTGAAGGAAGGTTtcgttcctttccataactcataaggggtcttatcttctttctttttgggtatcttatttaaaagataattagctGATAAGATAGCTTCTCCCCACATTAACTGAGGCAATCCAGAACTAATCAACATCACATTCATCATCTCTTTCAATGTACGATTTTTCtgttcagcaacaccattttgttgaggtGAATAAGGTGCAGTGGTTTCATGGATGATTCCATGTTTAGCACAGAATTCAAAAAATGGTGATTCATACTCACCACCTCGATCACTTCTCAACGCCTTAATCTTTTTgttaagttgattctcaacttcggtcttatagagaacaaatttctctatagcctcgtCTTTGCTTTTTAGCAAATACACATAGCAATATTTCGTGCTATCataaaaaaagtaataaaatacttattgcctccccttgtttgaacaaattttaaatcacatacatCGCTATGTATTAAATTTAGGGGTTCATTATTCCTTTCAATCGTTTTGAAGGATGACCTTGTTAGTTTTGCCTCAACACAAGTTTCACATTTATGATTTGAATCAATATGAAATCTTGGTATttgattcaagttaattaatctccgtagagtgtcataattaacatgtcctagtctaccatgccaaacATTAGTTGACTCAAGCAAATAAGTAGAATagttattaactttattgatatTTGGTTTAACAACCATAACATTGAGTTTAAACAACCCACTAGTTACATAACCCCTTCCCACATACATTCCACTTTTGAACAGAACAACTTTGTCTGACTCAAATACAATTAGGAATCCATGTTTGTTCAGCAGTGAAAACACTAGGTTTTTCCGGATCTCTGGTACATATAGTACGTTGTTCAGAGTCAGCTCATTTCCAGAAGTTATTTTTAGGATCACACTTCCTTGAACCACAATTTTAGATGTGGTGGAATTTCCCATGAAAAGCTTCTCGCCATTATCTACTTGTTCAAAAGATTTGAACAGACTCTTGTCTGAGCATACATGCCGAGTGGCACCAATATCATTCCACCACTCCATTGGGTTGGAATTGACTAGGTTTATCTCATACACCATGGTTGATAGATTTATTAgatcaaacttaaagaaaattcttAGGTTAGCCTGGAAGGGTCAGAAACCCAACCATTCATGGTCTAGCCTCTCGTAGAATATTTCTATTGAGTATTTATCCAGTCCCAAATATCTCTACTAGATAATTTCCAAAGAATACTAGGAGGGTCTAGCCCCTGCCTCAGCAGTCtagtttctttgaaaatattcagtTCTCATAACTTCTCTAGTGAGATTTAAGTTCAAAACGAACTTTTCGCAATAATAATATCTTTCAATATATAGCTATAGAAATATTAGTGATAGATATAGAAATATCActaatagatatattaaacattcaaatattatatttaaacaataatctaTTTTAAGATTGTTATATAAACATAAcgtatataatacttgaataaactgATAAACCAAACTTTATATCTACtaattaaagatacataaatattataattataaataactataatatatatagcgatattataattataaataacacaatataaataattataatagaaataacaattataattaatttagacaataattataatgaacaataataacaacaaaataaaatttgAGGCCTGTATAGCACACAATTCCTTAAAGCAGATTCGCCACCTCCAAGAGGTTTCGACGTTtatctcccaggatacaacggagaacgacgtctatctcccaggatacatcggagaacgacaagtaactcaattacttctCCGAGCCTCCAAgaggtttcgacgtctatctccTAGGATACAACGGagaacgacaagtaactcaattacttctCCGAACCAAATATGCCCGAACTCTATCACACTGCAAAAGATCTCTAAAGagtaaaaaggaaaaaatatactgaatatatatattaatcttcaAAAGAAGACATATAAATATAGTAGTATTAGGTGTTATTGTAACTAAGACCActtaggtcttatttatagatttTCCCTAAGGCAAAAATCTATTCACAAGCAATGTGGGACAAATCACAAAAGTAAGATTTCATTCACTTTCCTATTGTTGATTAGTCAACCTTTTtctaacatattatatatatatattatagatacTAGCTAGTGGTTCAACTCGATCGGGACAGGAGCACTTGAAAAAAGCAGAAAAACTCTCCTAGACATAGGTGCAAATATTTATGGGCTTTGTCCAACCAAACTAGATGAGAAAAGGATCTTTCAATGTCTCTTGATGAGTACATATTTAATCGATCAACTCCACATCAAAGATATTACGGAACCTCGCCTTTACTTGATCGATTCCGTCGAGCAAATTCATCACACTTAAGACTTCCTCTACATATTCCTCATCACACTTAAGACTCAAGACTTGTTCGTCTTCATCATCCTTGTCCACCAAATCATCATGAGACTTCCTCCGCTGCTTGACACTCTCCTTGACACTTACTACTGCTTCTGACTCTGAAAACCAGAAAACTCTCTTCATAGCTGAGACGTGATGCACTATGTTGTGCTTCAAATTCCAAGACTCTTCAACTCCATAAGAAGACATGATCCAAAGTTCTATTGACTTGCTGTCATTAGAATGAGTAAGGATAGATAATTGATTTTCTATCACTGCCAGAGTTGCATGGGGCAATAGTGGCCGTGGAGAACGCATAAAATTCAACTCCTCCTCCTCAATATCAAATGTAATGATGGTATTTGGTAACCCTCTGTGGTGAGTTGCTCTTGGATGACCCGAAGTGGGTAAATTCAAAATCCAATTCAAGTTGTTCTTGCAAAAAACAGGACGTTGATCACAGTGGAAGCTCCCAAATCTATCCAAAATTGTTTCGGGCGGCACAACAATAGTGAACTGGTCCAAAGAAACTATCCACCTGTTCTCGTTGAACCGGAACACTCCAGTACACATCGAGATGTGATTATTAGTAAGTCTAGTTGTGCTCTTTGACAGTCGGACAACTTTGTAGTTGTTCTTGCAGCTTCCAAATCCCATGTGAAATTGTAACTCTAGTGGTGGTTGGGGAAGCTCTCTCAACTTGTTTAAGGAAGGATTCCAGAGACAAACAAGTTTTAAGTCATCCGAAAGAGTGGCATTTACGCATAAAATGCCATGATAGCTACCACTGATCATGCAACTCCCACGAAGAAACTTATCAGTCACCTCCTGATTTTTTAAATGTTCTTCAACAAAGCTAGGTTCTCGTAGTTCTTTATTCCACTCTTTATTGACTATTCTCCATCTAATCAGATCTCTTATCAGTGGCACTTTTGAAATAATTTTCAGAATAAGGTCCATAATAAATCTAGCCATGGCTaagattctttctttcttttttagaTAAAAAGACACCATAATCACTATTAGACTAACAATTTCAGAAAGAGGAATCATAATAACTAAAAATACCATCTGTGACTGTGAAGAAACACTGAGAATGAGAGTATTCAGAGATGATTTCATTACAAGTGGTACCATTACAAAAGGGTAGAACTGATACAAGGGTTACATTTTGACTATAATTACAAGATTTCAAACTAATATTAATTCAAAATATGTGACTATGAAGAAACAATAAGAACGAGAGTATTTAGAGATGATTTCATTACATGTTTAATCATTACAAAAGGATACAACTGATGCAAGGGTTACATTCTGACTATATTTACAAGATTTCAAACTAATATTAATTCAAA from the Humulus lupulus chromosome X, drHumLupu1.1, whole genome shotgun sequence genome contains:
- the LOC133806489 gene encoding F-box protein At3g07870-like encodes the protein MARFIMDLILKIISKVPLIRDLIRWRIVNKEWNKELREPSFVEEHLKNQEVTDKFLRGSCMISGSYHGILCVNATLSDDLKLVCLWNPSLNKLRELPQPPLELQFHMGFGSCKNNYKVVRLSKSTTRLTNNHISMCTGVFRFNENRWIVSLDQFTIVVPPETILDRFGSFHCDQRPVFCKNNLNWILNLPTSGHPRATHHRGLPNTIITFDIEEEELNFMRSPRPLLPHATLAVIENQLSILTHSNDSKSIELWIMSSYGVEESWNLKHNIVHHVSAMKRVFWFSESEAVVSVKESVKQRRKSHDDLVDKDDEDEQVLSLKCDEEYVEEVLSVMNLLDGIDQVKARFRNIFDVELID